One genomic window of Oncorhynchus clarkii lewisi isolate Uvic-CL-2024 chromosome 5, UVic_Ocla_1.0, whole genome shotgun sequence includes the following:
- the LOC139408498 gene encoding set1/Ash2 histone methyltransferase complex subunit ASH2-like: protein MASEGEAANASVVEPETGDGDAGFGDLTGNLETESSNGKEAMDPGSEGLEAADTQTGSGDEESGRHQGEVELQCALCMKWFTADTFSIDTATCLPFMTNYVFHCNVCHHSGNTYFLRKQANLKEMCLTALANLTWSSRTQEEHPKTMFSKDKDIIPFIDKYWECMTTRQRPGKLTWPNNLVKTMSKERDVFLVKEHPDPGSKDPEEDYPKFGLLDQDLGNIGPSYDNQKQTTTAPTPGGLNGGPSFSGGLAPGPGKGRGAKRKQQQQQQEGATAGAAKRTRSDPLFSAQRLPPHGYPLEHPFNKDGYRYILAEPDPHAPDPEKLELDCWAGKPIPGDLYRACLYERVLLALHDRAPQLKISDDRLTVTGEKGYSMVRASHGVRKGSWYFEVSIDEMPPDTAARLGWSQPLGNLQAPLGYDKFSYSWRSKKGTRFHQSVGKHYSSGYGQGDTLGFFIELPDGTETAKALPDTYKDKALIKFKSYLYFEEKDYVDKAEKSLKTVTPSRMLFYKNGVNLGLAYENLFEGLYFPAISLYRGCTVSVNFGPLFKHPPKDIKYQPMSDMGWGAVIEHTLADMLYHVETDVDGRRSPPWEG from the exons ATGGCGTCGGAAGGAGAAGCGGCCAATGCTTCTGTTGTTGAACCAGAGACCGGGGACGG TGATGCTGGATTTGGGGACTTGACAGGCAACCTGGAGACTGAGTCATCGAATGGCAAAGAGGCCATG GATCCGGGTAGTGAGGGTTTGGAGGCAGCTGACACCCAGACAGGTTCTGGGGACGAGGAGAGCGGCAGGCACCAGGGAGAGGTGGAGCTGCAGTGTGCTCTCTGTATGAAGTGGTTCACCGCCGACACCTTCAGCATTGACACCGC gacgtGTCTGCCTTTCATGACCAACTATGTTTTCCATTGTAACGTGTGTCATCACAGTGGCAACACCTACTTCCTCCGGAAACAAGCCA ACCTGAAGGAGATGTGTCTGACTGCTCTGGCTAACCTCACATGGAGCTCCAGGACTCAGGAGGAGCACCCCAAGACTATGTTCTCCAAAGACAAG GACATCATCCCGTTCATTGATAAGTACTGGGAGTGTATGACCACCCGACAGAGACCTGGAAAACTTACATGGCCCAACAACCTAGTCAAGACCATG AGTAAAGAGCGGGATGTGTTCTTGGTGAAGGAGCACCCAGACCCAGGCAGTAAGGACCCAGAGGAGGACTACCCCAAGTTTGGCCTGCTGGACCAG GACCTGGGCAACATTGGACCGTCTTACGACAACCAGAAACAGACCACCACTGCTCCCACTCCTGGAGGGCTCAACG GTGGACCTTCTTTCTCAG gTGGTCTGGCCCCTGGCCCAGGTAAAGGTAGAGGAGCCAAGCgtaagcagcagcagcaacaacaggaGGGCGCCACAGCTGGAGCAGCTAAGAGAACACGCAG tgACCCTCTGTTCTCGGCCCAGCGTCTTCCTCCCCATGGCTACCCTCTGGAGCACCCCTTCAACAAAGATGGCTACCGCTACATCCTAGCAGAGCCAGACCCCCACGCCCCCgacccagagaaactagagctgGACTGCTGGGCTGGGAAACCCATCCCCGGAGACCTCTACAGAGCCTGTCTCTACGAGAGAGTACTGCTAGCCCTGCACGACAGAG CCCCACAGCTGAAGATCTCAGATGACCGTCTGACAGTGACAGGGGAGAAGGGTTACTCCATGGTCAGAGCCTCCCACGGTGTCAGGAAAGGATCCTGGTACTTTGAGGTCTCCATCGATGAGATGCCCCCGGACACCGCAGCCAGACTGGGCTGGTCTCAGCCTCTGG gtaaCCTGCAAGCCCCCCTGGGCTATGATAAGTTCAGCTACTCATGGCGTAGTAAGAAGGGGACACGGTTCCACCAGTCTGTAGGGAAACACTACTCCTCAGGCTACGGACAGGGAGACACGCTGGGCTTCTTCATAGAACTACCAGATGGCACTGAGACAGCCAAGGCACTGCCGGACACTTACAAGGACAAG GCGCTGATTAAGTTTAAGAGCTACCTGTACTTTGAGGAGAAGGACTATGTGGACAAGGCAGAGAAGAGCCTGAAGACTGTTACCCCCAGCAGG aTGCTGTTCTATAAGAATGGGGTTAACCTGGGTCTGGCCTATGAAAACCTGTTTGAGGGTCTCTACttccctgccatctctctctaccGGGGCTGCACG GTTTCAGTTAACTTTGGACCACTTTTCAAACACCCTCCAAAAGACATCAAGTACCAGCCA ATGAGTGATATGGGCTGGGGAGCGGTGATCGAACATACACTGGCTGACATGTTGTATCACGTAGAGACGGACGTGGACGGACGACGTAGCCCTCCCTGGGAAGGATAA